The Delphinus delphis chromosome 2, mDelDel1.2, whole genome shotgun sequence genome contains a region encoding:
- the LCTL gene encoding lactase-like protein, whose translation MKPVRAVTLWWVLLLVSRLGATRKESLEEGSFYYGTFPLGFTWGVGSSAFQTEGAWDQDGKGPSIWDTFTHSRKGNVLGEETADVACNGYYKVQEDVALLRELHVSHYRFSLSWPRLLPTGVRADGVNKKGIQFYSDFIDALLNSNITPIVTLHHWDLPQLLQVNYGGWQNVSTANYFSDYASLCFEAFGDRVKHWVTFSDPRTMAEKGYETGHHAPGLKLHGTGLYKAAHHVIKAHAQAWHSYNNTWRSKQQGLVGISLNCDWGEPVDISNPKDIEAAERYLQFCLGWFANPIYAGDYPQVMKDHIGRKSAEQGLDMSRLPVFSLQEKSYIKGTSDFLGLGHFTTRYITERNYPSRQGPSYQNDRDLVELVDPNWPDLGSKWLHSVPWGFRRLLNFAQTQYGNPPIYVTENGASQKLHCTQLCDEWRIQYLKGYTNEMLKAIKDGANIKGYTSWSLLDKFEWERGYSDRYGFYYVDFNKKNRPRYPKASVEYYKKIITANGFPNPQEVESWYLKALETCSINNQMLAAEPFLSYMQIMTEIMVPTVCTLCILIAAVLLMLLLRSLS comes from the exons ATGAAGCCAGTGAGGGCTGTCACTCTTTGGTGGGTGCTACTGCTGGTGTCCAGGCTGGGGGCCACCAGGAAGGAATCCCTAGAAGAGGGCTCCTTCTACTATGGAACCTTCCCACTTG GCTTCACCTGGGGCGTGGGCAGTTCCGCCTTCCAGACTGAGGGTGCCTGGGACCAGGACGGGAAAGGGCCCAGCATCTGGGACACCTTCACGCACAGTAGGAAAGGGAATGTGCTTGGGGAGGAGACTGCAGACGTGGCCTGTAACGGCTACTACAAGGTCCAG GAGGACGTCGCTCTGCTGAGGGAGCTGCACGTCAGCCACTACCGGTTCTCCCTGTCCTGGCCCCGGCTCCTGCCCACGGGTGTGCGAG CTGACGGGGTGAACAAGAAGGGAATCCAATTCTACAGTGACTTCATTGACGCCCTTCTGAACAGCAACATCACCCCCATCGTGACCCTGCACCACTGGGATCTCCCACAG CTGCTCCAGGTCAACTATGGCGGGTGGCAGAACGTGAGCACAGCCAACTACTTCAGTGATTACGCCAGCCTATGCTTCGAGGCCTTTGGGGACCGGGTGAAGCACTGGGTCACTTTCAGTGACCCTCGG ACAATGGCAGAAAAAGGCTACGAGACGGGCCACCACGCACCTGGACTGAAGCTCCATGGCACGGGCCTATACAAGGCGGCACATCACGTCATTAAG GCCCATGCCCAAGCCTGGCACTCCTACAACAACACATGGCGCAGCAAGCAGCAAG gtctGGTGGGGATTTCATTAAACTGCGACTGGGGGGAACCTGTGGACATTAGTAACCCCAAGGACATAGAGGCTGCCGAGAGATACCTACAGTTCTGCCTGGGCTGGTTTGCCAACCCCATTTACGCCGGTGACTACCCACAAGTCATGAAGGACCATATCG GAAGAAAGAGTGCAGAGCAAGGCCTGGATATGTCGAGGTTACCGGTGTTCTCACTCCAGGAAAAGAGCTACATTAAAGGCACATCTGATTTCTTGGGATTAGGTCATTTTACGACTCGGTACATCACAGAAAGGAACTACCCCTCTCGCCAGGGGCCCAGCTACCAGAACGATCGTGACCTAGTTGAACTGGTTGACCCAAACTGGCCTGATCTGGGGTCTAAATGGCTACATTCCGTGCCATGGGGATTTAGGAGGCTTCTCAACTTTGCTCAG ACTCAATACGGCAATCCACCCATATATGTGACAGAAAATGGAGCATCTCAAAAACTACACTGTACCCAATTATGTGATGAGTGGAGAATTCAATACCTTAAAGGATACACAAATGAAATGCTAAAAG CTATCAAAGATGGTGCTAATATAAAAGGGTATACTTCCTGGTCTCTGTTGGATAAGTTTGAATGGGAGAGAGGATACTCAGATAGATATGGATTCTACTATGTCGATTTCAACAAGAAAAATAGGCCGCGCTATCCAAAGGCTTCAGTTGAATATTACAAGAAGATTATCACTGCCAATGGGTTTCCCAATCCTCAAGAG GTGGAAAGTTGGTACCTCAAAGCCTTGGAAACTTGCTCTATCAACAACCAGATGCTTGCTGCAG AGCCTTTTCTAAGTTACATGCAGATCATGACGGAGATCATGGTACCTACAGTCTGCACCCTCTGTATACTAATCGCTGCAGTTCTCCTGATGCTTCTGCTGAGGAGCCTGAGCTGA